DNA from Lentilitoribacter sp. Alg239-R112:
CACCGCAAAATACTTCTGCTAAACGCGCATGGTGGGAACTCCCCCCTCTTAACCATTGTTGCAACAGAAGCTCGTGTGAAATGGAATATGTTGGTGGTTGTTACCCATTGGACCCGATTTGGATTGCCAGATGAACTCGCAGACAAAATGGATAAATCCATCGATATACATGCGGGTGATATTGAAACATCTATAATGCTATCAATCAATTCCGATCTGGTGAATATGAAATATACTGAAAATTTCCCATCCAAACAATCTGATTATATTGATAATTATAAATTCTTGCGAGCATATGGGCCGCATGCGTTTGGTTGGAAAATGAGTGATTTAAATGATCAGGGTGTCGTAGGAGATGCAAGTTCTGCAACGGCTGAAAAGGGCAATCTGATATTGGAACATACAATATCAGGCCTTAAAGACCTAGTTACAGACATATCGCAATTCGACTTGGCACAATTTCGGTGAAATACTTCTCGTTAAACATAGTATCCTCAGACAAAAACACTTATATGCGGCTAAGCAAGAAACAATGGATAGACAGGCATGACTTCTGAAGCAGAAAACTCCGCAATTCCAGTTACAGTTCTCACCGGGTATTTGGGTGCAGGAAAAACCACTCTTCTCAATCGTATTCTGACGGAAGAACATGGCAAGCGCTATGCAGTGATTGTAAATGAGTTCGGCGAAATCGGCATCGACAACGATCTGATCGTCGAATCCGATGAAGAAATCTATGAAATGAATAATGGCTGCGTTTGCTGTACTGTGCGAGGAGACCTCATCCGTGTGGTACAAGGTCTTACACGCAG
Protein-coding regions in this window:
- a CDS encoding creatininase family protein, translated to MTRYLINLIKTWHDIQMKTTDHETIVIIPFGAYEQHGAHLPSDTDAIIATELARRLGDVVDKLKIKLLPTEQIGYSIEHLDFGKTKSFSYQKAIERWLGIIKQQYDLGHRKILLLNAHGGNSPLLTIVATEARVKWNMLVVVTHWTRFGLPDELADKMDKSIDIHAGDIETSIMLSINSDLVNMKYTENFPSKQSDYIDNYKFLRAYGPHAFGWKMSDLNDQGVVGDASSATAEKGNLILEHTISGLKDLVTDISQFDLAQFR